One window from the genome of Cryobacterium sp. GrIS_2_6 encodes:
- the aceA gene encoding isocitrate lyase, which produces MTENAARPGDQTQTAAELALEWAADARWNGIRRDYTAEDVISLRGSVREDRTLARRGAENLWKLIHQNGTAQNPEWVRALGALTGNQAVQQVRAGLKAIYLSGWQVAADANLSGQTYPDQSLYPANSVPSVVRRINNALLRADQIESSEAAANGGTGTGIDWLAPIVADAEAGFGGPLNAYELMQSMIEAGAAGVHWEDQLASEKKCGHMGGKVLVPTGQHIRTLNAARLAADVAGVPTIIIARTDSLAATLITSDIDERDQEFLTGGRTAEGFYDTQNGIDVVIARGLAYAPYADLLWVESSEPDLELAQRFAAEIHAQFPGKKLAYNCSPSFNWKSHLDDAQIEAFQRELAKAGYAFQFITLAGFHALNHSMFTLAKDYSERQMSAYVELQEAEFASEADGYTATRHQREVGTGYFDKIATALNPNSATLALVGSTEAEQF; this is translated from the coding sequence ATGACCGAGAACGCAGCCCGCCCCGGCGACCAGACCCAGACCGCCGCCGAACTCGCCCTCGAGTGGGCGGCCGACGCACGCTGGAACGGCATCCGCCGCGACTACACCGCGGAGGATGTCATCAGCCTCCGCGGCTCGGTCCGTGAGGACCGCACTCTCGCCCGCCGCGGCGCCGAGAACCTCTGGAAGCTCATTCACCAGAACGGCACGGCGCAGAACCCCGAGTGGGTGCGCGCCCTCGGCGCCCTAACCGGCAACCAGGCCGTGCAGCAGGTGCGCGCAGGCCTCAAGGCGATCTACCTCTCCGGATGGCAGGTCGCCGCCGACGCCAACCTCTCCGGCCAGACCTACCCCGACCAGTCGCTCTACCCCGCGAACTCCGTCCCCTCGGTCGTGCGCCGCATCAACAACGCGCTGCTCCGTGCCGACCAGATCGAGTCGAGCGAAGCAGCCGCGAACGGCGGAACCGGCACCGGCATCGACTGGCTCGCGCCGATCGTCGCCGACGCCGAGGCCGGCTTCGGCGGCCCGCTCAACGCCTACGAGCTCATGCAGTCGATGATCGAGGCCGGAGCGGCCGGCGTGCACTGGGAAGACCAGCTCGCGAGCGAGAAGAAGTGCGGCCACATGGGCGGTAAGGTCCTCGTCCCCACCGGCCAGCACATTCGCACCCTGAACGCCGCCCGTCTCGCAGCGGATGTCGCTGGCGTGCCCACGATCATCATCGCGCGCACCGACTCCCTTGCCGCCACGCTCATCACGAGCGACATCGACGAGCGCGATCAGGAGTTCCTCACCGGCGGGCGCACCGCGGAGGGCTTCTACGACACCCAGAACGGCATCGACGTCGTCATCGCCCGCGGCCTCGCGTACGCGCCGTACGCCGACCTGCTCTGGGTCGAGAGCTCGGAACCCGACCTCGAGCTCGCGCAGCGATTCGCCGCCGAGATCCACGCGCAGTTCCCCGGCAAGAAGCTCGCCTACAACTGCTCGCCCTCGTTCAACTGGAAGTCACACCTCGACGACGCTCAGATCGAGGCGTTCCAGCGCGAGCTCGCGAAGGCCGGCTACGCCTTCCAGTTCATCACCCTCGCCGGCTTCCACGCCCTCAACCACTCGATGTTCACCCTCGCAAAGGACTACTCCGAACGCCAGATGAGCGCATACGTCGAACTCCAGGAGGCCGAATTCGCCTCCGAGGCAGACGGCTACACCGCCACCCGCCACCAGCGGGAGGTCGGCACCGGCTACTTCGACAAGATCGCCACCGCGCTCAACCCCAACAGCGCGACGCTCGCCCTCGTCGGTTCCACAGAGGCCGAGCAGTTCTAA
- the aceB gene encoding malate synthase A translates to MIQPHLEVTGDLGARYDEILTPAALDFVSELHDRFAGTRHDLLATRLRKRVDAANGRDPGFLTETAHIRRDPSWRVAGAGPGLEDRRVEITGPTDRKMAINALNSGAKVWLADQEDATSPTWANVIEGQITLFDTVRGQLDFTSAEGKEYTVTGDATGATPTIVMRPRGWHLVEKNISFVDRANRTMSASGSLVDFGLYFFHNAQRLIEGGSGPYFYLPKLESHLEARLWDDIFSHSEDALGVPYGTIRATVLIETIQAAFEMEEILYELRDHCAGLNAGRWDYIFSIIKTFRARGRRFVFPDRKQITMTVPFMRAYTELLVSTCHGRGAYAIGGMSAFIPNRRDPLVTERALEQVAADKKREAGDGFDGTWVAHPDLIPTAQAEFDAVLGDRSNQLDRTRDDVSVTAAELLDVASVGGQITTAGVRDNITIGLRYIESWLRGVGAAAIDNLMEDAATAEISRSQVWQWIHDNSVTAEGVRIDGPWVEEQVADVFAGLPRTPGDRFDDALSVFRTSALEPEFPTFLTVGAYARYL, encoded by the coding sequence ATGATCCAGCCGCACCTCGAGGTCACCGGCGACCTCGGTGCCCGCTACGACGAGATCCTCACTCCCGCTGCGCTCGACTTCGTCTCAGAGCTGCACGACCGCTTCGCGGGTACCCGCCACGACCTGCTCGCGACCAGGCTGCGGAAGCGCGTGGACGCCGCCAACGGGCGCGACCCCGGCTTCCTCACCGAGACGGCGCACATCCGTCGCGACCCGAGCTGGCGCGTCGCCGGCGCGGGCCCCGGCCTCGAAGACCGCCGTGTCGAGATCACCGGCCCGACCGACCGGAAAATGGCCATCAACGCGCTCAACTCCGGTGCCAAGGTCTGGCTCGCCGACCAGGAGGACGCCACGAGCCCCACCTGGGCCAACGTCATCGAGGGCCAGATCACCCTGTTCGACACCGTCCGCGGGCAGCTCGACTTCACGAGCGCAGAGGGCAAGGAGTACACCGTCACGGGAGACGCGACCGGCGCGACCCCGACGATCGTGATGCGCCCGCGCGGCTGGCACCTCGTCGAGAAGAACATCAGCTTCGTCGACCGGGCGAACCGCACGATGAGCGCCTCCGGCAGCCTCGTCGACTTCGGACTGTACTTCTTCCACAACGCCCAGCGCCTGATCGAGGGCGGCAGTGGACCGTACTTCTACCTGCCGAAGCTCGAGAGCCACCTCGAGGCCCGGCTCTGGGACGACATCTTCAGCCACTCCGAGGACGCGCTCGGCGTGCCGTACGGCACGATCCGCGCGACCGTGCTGATCGAGACGATCCAGGCCGCCTTCGAGATGGAGGAGATCCTCTACGAGCTCCGCGACCACTGCGCCGGCCTCAACGCCGGCCGCTGGGACTACATCTTCAGCATCATCAAGACCTTCCGCGCCCGCGGGCGCCGGTTCGTCTTCCCCGACCGCAAGCAGATCACGATGACCGTGCCGTTCATGCGGGCTTACACCGAGCTGCTCGTCTCGACCTGCCACGGCCGCGGCGCGTATGCCATCGGCGGCATGAGCGCCTTCATCCCGAACCGGCGCGACCCGCTCGTCACGGAACGGGCGCTCGAGCAGGTCGCTGCGGACAAGAAGCGCGAAGCCGGCGACGGCTTCGACGGCACCTGGGTCGCCCACCCCGACCTGATCCCGACCGCCCAGGCCGAGTTCGATGCGGTGCTCGGCGACCGGTCGAACCAGCTCGACCGCACCCGCGACGACGTCAGCGTGACTGCCGCGGAACTGCTCGACGTCGCATCCGTCGGCGGGCAGATCACGACCGCCGGCGTGCGCGACAACATCACGATCGGGCTGCGCTACATCGAGTCCTGGCTGCGCGGCGTGGGAGCCGCGGCGATCGACAACCTGATGGAGGATGCCGCGACCGCGGAGATCTCCCGCTCGCAGGTGTGGCAATGGATCCACGACAACTCGGTCACCGCCGAAGGCGTGCGGATCGACGGACCCTGGGTCGAGGAGCAGGTCGCCGACGTGTTCGCGGGCTTGCCCCGCACGCCCGGCGACCGGTTCGACGACGCCCTGTCGGTCTTCCGCACCTCAGCGCTCGAACCCGAGTTCCCGACCTTCCTCACCGTC